CTGTTATAACAACTATTGGTGCAGAACAGGAATACTTCTTAATCAATCAAGACACGTATAAAAAGAGGAAAGACTTAATTCTCTGTGGCAAAACACTTTTTGGGGCAAAACCTCCAAAAGGGCAGGAATTGGAAGACCACTATTTTGGTTCAATTAAAACTAGAGTAGCCTCATACATGAAAGATTTAAATAGCGAGCTTTGGAAAATAGGAATCCTTGCCAAGACGGAGCATAACGAAGTTGCACCTTCACAGCATGAATTAGCTCCTATTTTCACAAATTCCAATGTGGCAACCGATCAGAACCAATTGACTATGGAATTAATGAAAAAAGTAGCAGAGCGTCATGGTTTAACATGCTTATTACATGAAAAACCTTTTGCCGGCGTCAACGGATCAGGTAAACATAATAACTGGTCTTTGGCTACTAACACAGGTAAAAACCTGTTGGAACCAGGTGATAACCCAAGAGATAACGCTCAGTTCTTGACATTCTTATGCGCAGTTATAAAAGCTGTTGATGAGTATCAGGATCTGTTACGTCTCTCTGTTGCAAATGCCGGAAACGACCATCGCCTTGGTGCTAACGAAGCACCTCCGGCAATAGTATCCGTATTCTTAGGCGACGAACTGACTGAAATACTTGAAGCAATAGAAACCGGTAACCCTTATAGTTCTAAAGAAAAAGAATCCATTAAAATCGGCGTAAACGTATTGCCTAGCTTCCCAAGGGATACAACGGACAGGAACCGTACTTCCCCGTTTGCTTTTACCGGTAATAAGTTTGAATTCCGTATGCTTGGTTCTTCAATGTCTATTTCCGGGCCTAACATCGTCTTAAATACGATAGTTGCTGAAGAATTGAATAAATTCGCAGATGAACTTGAGAAAGCTTCAGATTTCTCCAGCGCACTTTCCGCCCTTATTAAAAAGACAATCAAAGATCATAAGCGCATAATATTCAATGGCAACAACTATTCAGAAGAATGGATTGAAGAAGCAGAAAAACGCGGGCTTTCTAACTTAAAATCTTCTGCAGAAGCTCTTCCTTATTTTGCAAGCCCTAAAAATGTTACATTATTTACAAAACATAAAGTATTTTCCGAACAAGTATTGCTTTCAAGATGTGAAATAATGCTTGAAGGATACTGCAAGACTTTAAATATCGAGTCCTTGACTATGATAGACATGGTAAAACGCGATATAATCCCTGCAGTATGCAAATATATAAAGAGCCTTTCAGAAACTGTTGTTAACGTTAAGGCGGTGTCATCTTCTGTCGACTGCGGAGTAGAAACAGCGTTGATAGAAAAATTATCTAAGCTGCTTTCAGTTCTTGATAAAAAGACAACTGTCCTTGAAAACGCTGTAATACAGGCAAAAGACTATGAGGATTTAAAAGAAAGCGCAAAATACTACCGCGATACAGTGTTTGCTGCAATGCAAGAGTTAAGAGCCGTTGCAGATGAACTTGAAACAAACGTATCTGCTAAGTATTGGCCGTATCCTTCTTACTCAGAGTTGTTATTCGGGATAATATAAGGAAAATAATATGAAATAAACACAAAGGCGTGCAATTTCCTAATTAATAGGTATGTTTGCACGTCTTTAAATTTTCAACCAGGGATACTGTTTTTATTAAGTATCCTGTTAAATGAAAGGTATGGATTTATTCATGCCACCTCCTGTAAACGCGGCTATTATAAATCTATATGTTTACAGGTTTAAAACAGCCACCCTTATAACTACCCAATATAAAAAAGAACCCCTGCTTTCATCTGAAAACAGGGGTTCTTGCTATTTAATATTTGCATATGCCTTATTTAATAGTATAATATAAAAAAGTGTATTTTAAGGAGCTAAAATGAAAAAATACATAACTGTAGAACAATTTGCAAGTGATTTAGATTTAACCATAATATGTCCAGGCAAAAAGCCTAAAATAGAAGTGTCTACAAGTGATATGAACCGCCCCGGCCTCCAGCTTGCCGGCTTCTTTGAATATTTCGGAAGAGAACGCGTCCAGCTGTTTGGCAATGCAGAAACCACATTTTTAAAATACATGGATAAAGACACTCGGAAAGAACGCCTGGATTATTATTTCAGCCATGATGTTCCCTGTGTTATTGTAAGCAGGGGCCGTTTTCCGCTGGACGAAATGGTAGAATTAGCCGAAAAATATGGTACACCTGTTTTATCTTCAAGTTTGTCTACTACAAGGATAAGCCATAAGGCTACCGTTTATCTAGACAAGTTGTTGGCTCCGTACTTGTCTCGCCACGGCGAACTTATGGATGTGTACGGTGTCGGTATGCTCATTACCGGTGATTCCGGCGTTGGAAAAAGCGAAACTGCCCTTGAGTTGGTTAAACGCGGCCACCGCCTCGTATCGGACGACGTCGTTGAGATAATAAAAATCTCAGACGATGAACTTCTAGGCAGGGCTCCTGAAATAACGCAGTATTTAATGGAGATACGTGGTGTTGGCATAATAGACGTAAGCTCTTTATATGGGCTCGGTGCCGTCATGGCAGAAAAAAACAT
The sequence above is drawn from the Eubacteriales bacterium genome and encodes:
- a CDS encoding glutamine synthetase III, translating into MGNITELFGSMVFNDTIMRERLPKETYKSLKKTIDCGEPLTLGVANVVANAMKDWAIEKGATHFTHWFQPMTGVTAEKHDSFISSNGNGTIIMEFSGKELIKGEPDASSFPSGGLRATFEARGYTAWDPTSYAFIKDGTLCIPTAFCSYSGEALDKKTPLLRSMEVLSDQAMRILKLFGNSDVSSVITTIGAEQEYFLINQDTYKKRKDLILCGKTLFGAKPPKGQELEDHYFGSIKTRVASYMKDLNSELWKIGILAKTEHNEVAPSQHELAPIFTNSNVATDQNQLTMELMKKVAERHGLTCLLHEKPFAGVNGSGKHNNWSLATNTGKNLLEPGDNPRDNAQFLTFLCAVIKAVDEYQDLLRLSVANAGNDHRLGANEAPPAIVSVFLGDELTEILEAIETGNPYSSKEKESIKIGVNVLPSFPRDTTDRNRTSPFAFTGNKFEFRMLGSSMSISGPNIVLNTIVAEELNKFADELEKASDFSSALSALIKKTIKDHKRIIFNGNNYSEEWIEEAEKRGLSNLKSSAEALPYFASPKNVTLFTKHKVFSEQVLLSRCEIMLEGYCKTLNIESLTMIDMVKRDIIPAVCKYIKSLSETVVNVKAVSSSVDCGVETALIEKLSKLLSVLDKKTTVLENAVIQAKDYEDLKESAKYYRDTVFAAMQELRAVADELETNVSAKYWPYPSYSELLFGII
- the hprK gene encoding HPr(Ser) kinase/phosphatase — translated: MKKYITVEQFASDLDLTIICPGKKPKIEVSTSDMNRPGLQLAGFFEYFGRERVQLFGNAETTFLKYMDKDTRKERLDYYFSHDVPCVIVSRGRFPLDEMVELAEKYGTPVLSSSLSTTRISHKATVYLDKLLAPYLSRHGELMDVYGVGMLITGDSGVGKSETALELVKRGHRLVSDDVVEIIKISDDELLGRAPEITQYLMEIRGVGIIDVSSLYGLGAVMAEKNIDLCVTLEPNVSNSMDRLGIEQEYITILGVSIPMMTIPVKSGRNLAVILEVAAMNFRFRDMGHTTLGDLNKKLISNMNNKTDD